Genomic window (Juglans microcarpa x Juglans regia isolate MS1-56 chromosome 2S, Jm3101_v1.0, whole genome shotgun sequence):
AGTTGACTTGTGAGACGTAGATTTAAAAACCTTTGAAGGTGTTTTGCtgatttcattaataaatagAAAGCTAGGGAAATAACATGTTTTTCCTCTGACTGGAAAAGATACTTCTTGCTTTTCAAACACTGTGATTTAGGAAAATGTAGGGGAAAGCCCAAATACAATGAAAAAGAACTTGTACGTAATTGAGAGTAATACAGCTAACTATTTGGCAGGGgcataaaattaaagaaatcgATCAAAACTTGCCCTTTTGTTACTTTCCTCTTTTCTCCACATCCCGAACAATGAATCAGTCATTGAAGTGCTTCGTTTCTTTGATATTTGTAGAAACTTGGGGTCGTTGTGAAGTCATTGGAGAAGCCGCGGTTAGTGTTGAAGTTTATTTGGATGGAAAAGAACATTGGCATTGCACTTGACCAGATGATACCGGGACATGGCACCATCCCATTGAGTCCATACTACTTTTGGCCGAGGAAAGATGCTTGGGAGGAGCTAAAACTGTTACTTGATAGCAAGCCCTGGATATCTCAAAAACAGATCATCATTCTTCTCAATCAGGCTACGGATATCATTAATTTGTGGCAGCAGAGCGGGGGTAATCTAGCATAATATTCGATGTAAGAGATTTTTTAATCTGCAGCATAATAGGTTATATAGGTTGATCTTGCATGAATGTTAGGCTATTGCTGCTGTAACCTGTtgttcgatttttttttaagaggtaAATGGAAATACAAGTTTCatttggtcatttttttttgCTACCCAATTGGTTTTGGGTGGGGGGGAACTTTCTAAGCCGTATGaagttatattttccaaaattgcATTGCAGGGTTCCTTGATGTACTGGGACTTACCCTGGCGGGTGAACTCATAGGCATATATGCCAATAGAGAGTTGATGTAAATAGCTAATCTTTTGTAGTGAGACAAGAGTGTTCTTAGAGGTAGAGCTTTCCAGTTTAACAACCAGAACCCAGAAAGATGTGAATCTGTtgaccatctttttcttcattgtgagttgGCCAAGactttgtgggatgagatttttggtagcacgggtattgcttgggtgatgcctaagcaaGTGGTGGATCTTTTAGCATGTTGGCAAGGTTTTTAGGGGAGTAGTCGCATTGTtgccatatggaagatgattcattCCTTCATGTTTGATGTGGTGcttatggttggaaaggaatggacggtattttgaagataaagaacATTCAATGGGAGCACTTagggagtttttctttagtactttgcGTATTTGGGCGAAAgctcttgtattgaatggagTTAATCTTCATGATTTGCGTTTAGCCTATTCCAGTTCTTAGCTCGTATTTAGatattttctcttgtatacttcctgtgtgcTTTGATTATGCTTATTTACTCAtattctcttattacttataaaaaaaaacaaccagaACCCAGAATCTTTAACATATCTGCCACTATGACGACCATCATTTATTTGCAGCACATTTGCCTCAATCTCATGCTGCAATTTGATCTCCTCTTACAAATTTCCAATCTCTGCAACTCAGCTCTATTCATGTTTTGGCTTGAGACAGTGGTCCAAAAACCCTCAGCTATGCTTTCATTACTTCATCCTCTGGACATGCCTAGTAAAATCTTAAAggacttaatttttttatccttgCACATTGCTTCTGCGTCCTGACTGCTATGCTGCACCGTGCCACCAACTGATTTGAAAgggaagtaaaaaaataaatgcttttCTTGCCAGATAGATGCACCATATGTTGTCGTCTATACAGAAAAAAAGGGGGTATGGGAATGGAGTTTTACAGTACAAGGAACCAGAAACTgaagtatataattaagtgagAAAAAATCTATGTAATAAAGTAACCATACACTATTACAGAACTTTTAACTTTAGAACTGGGAGAATGAAAAATTTTCTCCTCTCTGTGTACTCATTTAGTCATCACTAATAACACTTTCTCCATGTTTGGGGGAAGTCATTTAAGTGCTCtacaaaatttgagaaatgggTCATTTTTTGCCGTCCATGGGATTCACGATGGGATCAGCTTGAGATTTCTGCAGAGCACTTTGAAGATACCCTTTGTCAGACGGGTCTCATATACTATTGCACTGTATTTTCTGATATGTTGCTGCTATGCTATGGTTTATTGCAATCGAAGTCACAATGCGTGTTGCCTATTTTCTTGCTATCTATGCTTTCATATCTATCAAAAACTGTCTCATTACCCAAAGGCTCATTCTGGTACATGATTTGGAGGGAATTTCCTCTCTGTCAAATTGTCATCTCCTGAATCTGGACTCTATATtcctactttatttttttcttctcatttcaaattctttgagATCTCTGTTATGGTTGTCTTTGGCCACTTCTTTGCTTTCTGATTCTGATCTGTAATTGTTAACAAAATGGATATTGTAAAAGGTTAATGGATACTTCGAGTTCTAATCTACTTTTAAGCTGCATATCGTTCAGTTCAGAACTTAGGTCTCATCAACCGATAGGAGTCCGTTATGATTCCTTGTCAATGAGCAGACCACTATGATCATCTGGATCATTGTCTTGTGATTCAGACCTGGACAGTGCAACAGCTGCTCTTGCAGCTGCTGCTGCATATGCTGCTGATTCAAAAGCCTCTTGAGCAGCGGCAGCTACATCTCTGTACTTCTTCCTTGCTGTCATGGATTCAGGGAACTCATTCTCCATTCTCTCTTCTCCAGGTGATCGAAGGTGAGGACCATCTAAGTTAGCTGATTTGTGAGTTTCCAGCTGCCTCTGCTTCTGGGAGTCATCCTGCATTTACCAAACATGGACTCATTCAAGATTTAGAACCAAAATTTTACTTGATGCAAATTCTTAATTTATGATGTACAGCTTTCCTTACCTCAACAACCAAAGGAGCATGTTCCTCTAAATGCAAAGTGAATCCAATCTCAGAAGCAATTTCTTTTAGCACTTTCAATCTGGTTTCCAAGCTTTGCTGTCGGACCGAAAGCTTTTGTATCATCTAGATAAACCCAATACAGAATTAACTTAAAGAGACATTATGAGTCTTTGACAATGCATCCTTGAACTGTCCAACTAGTTACCTTAGGATTAACGTCGCAGTTATTGCGCGACTCAACAGCACGATCAGCAAAATCTTTCCCAAATGTTGAAGTGAGAATCTGACGGAGTTTTTGTAGCTCTGGGAATTCTCCACATCTTGCAGCTGCAAAGATCAGGCTTGATATCCCCTCCTTGAGCTCGTCATGACACCCACTGTAAAAACATATGCATATATGGGTGAATCAGTACTAGGAAGCTTAACGGAATTAGATTTCCAATTACCTTATAGCCACCATCACCACAAAAACtattgaaaacttgaaattcgAAGGACTCGCGAAAACTAACCTGTTCTTTTTAAGTAACTCAACGCTTTCTATCAAGACATCACAGTAGTTTGCGATCATGGCAAACACATCTAACATGTTCTGCTCCTTTATCACATGCTCAACCTGTTAAGAGCTCCATTAGAATTCCGCATATATGCAtgtgaggaggaggagaagaggaagaagaagaaagaagagaaattacTCGGAGAAGAGCTCGCTCTTGATGACCAAGTTTAAGGAGTTCGATGACATCAGAATGTGCATGAGAGCACCGGACTTGGTGCTGGTTCTTGAGGATGGTAATCCTGGAAATGGTCAGTTTCGCAAGGGTTTTGAATTTGGAGGTCTTGGAATTCCTTCCGAGCAAAGCATCCAATTTCCGTCCCATCCTTTGCCCTTGCTGATGCCTGATGCTCTATGAAACACAAAGACCTCCTCCCGCAGTAAGAACTTCAATAAAGGGTAGGTAGTACCAAAAGAACTTATATACTTTGAAATGTGACCATGCTGCCTGGTACGTCTCATGATTTGTCATCGCATGCCAACTGATTAAAAATTAGCCGCCGCCATATATTTTTTGCTGAACGATAAACGGTCAATTCTAGGCAGCTTCTTTTCTAGAAGAAACCCAGAAACCTGACCACTTCTCAGCCTCCAAGACTTGGCCCTGTTTTGGATATGCAGTTCGCATTTCATTTTagccaatctcatctcatttcaattcaacatttaaatattacttaaatataaatactttttaatttctcttcCATACTTTTTCATCTACTTattactaatcattataatttttttaaaatttcatataaaacataaaaaataattcaagtttttcaaaattaaaaacaaaaattatattaaaaaattatattataataatattttaactttataatatttttattcaactttttctttctcctttctcaaaattcaataaaaatcttaacttatttatttcattactattcacaaactatatcattaactatttatatatatctcatcTGATTTTATCTCGTAtgactatccaaacaaggccttataTTTACAGTTAGCATAGAAAGAGTATTTTCGCACAAAACAAATAAGACTTTTCTCTACTCGGAGACGGAGAAAGATTTGAAAGAGTCCGTCGACTCTGAGGAGTACATACTTAACGACCCAATAAAaatagtgtttttctttttaatcctgttttaattgagagatgagataaaatgattttatatgaattaaataaaatattattaaaatattattttttaataatattattactttaaattttaaaaatattaaattatttattatattttatataaaaatttaaaaaaattataataataaaataaattaagatcattTCTCATTCCAAACGTGCCTTAGTTGAATTTAGAACGCATGGCACGGGCTGTTTTTCTGAGTGTTTGCACCGATCGATGCAAATTTTTTTATCGTCAGCTTACGTGAGGCTGGATCACTACCCTATCATCAAAGTGCATCAATTTTTGGActtattaaatttcaaaacactTTTAAGGCAATGAAAGCGTCATTgcaaaaaatcaaagaaaaaaggttCCTCATGGTTTATGATCAGAGTACCGTCAAATTAGAAAAAGGCACAGGTCAGGAAGTGACCAGTACCATGGGCTAGTGGCTTAGTCAACAAACGCCATTTGTCTGTATCAGAAATTCCAGATGAGATTTTCAAGCCAAACGTGGAAGGAAGAATATGTGACAGAACAGAAGAAAATTGAAACTAATGCACTTGTGCTCCAAGTCTTGGTCCTACGGTAGGTACGGCTGTTGCAATGACCTCGGCCTTTAAGGTTTCATACACGCAAGGAGATATCAAAGGAGGACTATCATGGTTCGAGTATTCTTCCCTCTATGATTCAGTTTCCAACAGAGTAAGTAGTCTTCAAATTGTCTGTCCTGGGAAAGTGCCTAATTAATCTGGGCTTCTTTTTCCTAATTATTTTCCTTGTTGCTAAGGGAAATATGTGAATTACCAACATACCAACGACATAAGCCCGACATAGGTTTCATGTATTCAATTAAAGCTCTCTCAACAACATAGATAAATCTAAGAACATAGTGACGATCCAAATTCGTTAAGAACAAAATTCATGCTAAAAGGAGAGCAAAATTAGCATTTACTATTTATGGGCTGGCAGTCAGCATGGTAATGCCCAAGTTAGCATAAATATGCCTTACAGCCAGCTAAAAGATTAAACAAGTCTGGACAGGGAAAGAAGCCACTATTTCCATGTGCCAGcgcaaaattaataaaattatgtgtaTAAGGCATGTAACCAATATTTAGAACAGAAATTTGGAAATGCTAAGGAATACAAAGGATGAATAGGGGGGGAGAATAAACATCCTGACAGCATCTCTGTTCCTAAGACTCCACAGGACAAATGAGTGGATAAAGACACTAAAGACAAACCAAAATGACCAACAAGGCAGAGAAGTCTTGACATAAAcagaaaaaagagtaaataagtaagaaatgATGACCACTTCGATCAGTCCTCAAACTCATGCATATGATCTAAAAGATAGTTGGCCGCCAGCTCCTCATTCTTGTTGCATGCAAAGAATACCTCCAATACTAGGGCCCGGTCAAATCCCATAGCTTCAAGCTGCAAAAGATCCCATGTCAGTAAAGAGCGCATGAATAGTCCTTACATAACTTGCCTCACAAGACAAGGTtttactatattaaaaaaaaaaaaaaaaaaaaaaggtacgtGTAATGGTGATGGTGATAAAGCATTGCAGACCACACATTTGGGTTGAGCTTTTCCCAAATGCATATGAATAGGCCTAATTGCACCCGAATAACATATACCAAAGAAATGAGACCATGTCAGTTCATCCAACTGaagtactttttttaaaaaaaaaataggatgaattgaaaaaaaaaacattaaacaGGATGTTTAGCAgaattataaaacatatttattcaaGAAGACAGGAATACATAGGATACAACCTGAAGCTTCAAGGCATGGACGCCTGTGTCCCCTTACGGGGGTCTCGCTCTTTAAGTGCAGAAACAACTGACAATCAAACTGAAGGgctagaaataagaaataagggCCAACATACTTACACGTTCAATGGCCTGACGCTCCTCAGGGGTGACAGTCACAGCCTGTGGCATTGCTGAAGCCCCCTGAGCCAGTAGGTTCCTGAGCATACAATAACATGCAAATAAGGATaccttcaaatatataaatagcaGACAACTAAAAACGCATCATATTCATCTCACCCTTCTCCTTCAACTGGTTCATTTATCAGGCGTAAGAAATCAGCCTGATGCTCTTGAATCAGGCGCATTAGTTGCGGATTTTGCTTTCCAAGTTCCTGGAGCATAGGCTGCAATGGAACAAAAGTTAGCAGAAACCAATGTTAAACCATAAGCTACTAAAATGACCAAAGTGACAACAAAAAGAATCTGACGCATGACATTAGAGTACCTGCAATATTTGGGGGTTTGCTTGCACCATAAGTCGCAAGGCTTGGAactgaaataaagaaaaaatgctCAAGGAACCTCGGGCAAGTTTGTAGACAATAAGCCAACACCCAGGTTAGGAAAAGAGTCATAGGTAAGATACCTGTTGACTGTTTCGCAAGAAGTCCAAGGTTCCTGCACCGGCATTTGTACCCATAGTGGGAAGACCCTGATTAAGGaagattaaactcatttcatttccagTAAAGTCCATAAATTATTGATCAATAGGAATCTACCTGTGGGAACAGATCTAGGGGGTTTGCATTGGGCCCACTGGTAGGTGCTGCCGGTTGTGGAGCCTGGGCAGGAGTGTTTACAGCCTGCCCGCTTGAAGGAACTTGAGCAACCGCAGGAACATCAGCTTGCTCAGGAATTCCCTGAAAAGTATTACGTTTCAACTTAATCTGATGGTATGACCAACAGAGAGACATGCTTACATCCAACTCAAAAGGAGTGATAACAAAATGAGCAACATGTTACATGCTCATCACAGTGCATTCCACACGAACAACACAGTTAGTGTTTAGGTTGAACACAACACAAGACAAGATCCTAGTATGGTTGGCCATTAACAGGATGTAATACCCATATTCTGTACTAATGGCGCAAATATGTGAATGTAAACAATTGTGTTTATGTGGAAttttcacatcaatttatgtGGCATGAGGTTAAGAAAAGGGTGTAAGtgaataaattccaatgattagcACCTTAGCGTTATTAAAGTAAACTTTGAGGCCTTCGTGAGTATGCACTTCAGTTTTAGAATGTGTTGTGCAGCATCACAAGTCTACAAGCCTCTCTCAACCTTCAAACATGTCCCACAACAGCTCTCATTACCATCCGGCCACAAACTAGGCCAACACCACTTATATCCATGTCTCATTCAACTGACCCCAACACAGATGCTGGGAGAGAAGTGTTGCCAAATTTATACTGTCTGCAAATACACTTAACAATCCAATTAAAGCCTTAATCGAAGTCAAGGAGAATTTTGTAGAATCTTAGGAGGATCCCAAAAGATGGCTGGAAAAAACCTTCACGGCTTTACGGTATTATATAAAACACCCAAAACAaaaggatgagagagagagagagagagagagagagagagagagagagcctgagTATGGCTTGGGTTTTGGgattaattatgtttttctaTTTGCATGATCAATTATGGTTTTTGAATGGCAGCATCTCTAAACTTGTCCAGTTCTattctttcttattattttaaccTTTTGCCTTTTCAAAGTAGGTGTTTCTAATGTACACTCCTGGTGTACTTTGGTAGCACCTCTTGCTTTTTAATACAATCATCTTACTTGTTAAAAGAACCAGGTTTTCATGCAAGCTTTTAAATATTCGCATTACTGAATTGAAAACTTGAATAGTTTTCAACCTCATTAGATATGCAAAATGATGGGCAGTACAAATACTGCCCAAttagagaaggaaaaaagaacttGTCATCCTCAAGGCCAACATGCATTCCCTGCAACCCATTATTTGCAAGTTCTATTGTTAAAACTGTAAAACTGCATTGTACTGAGACGTTGAACAGATTTAGAACTTGTGTGCTCCATGACTTGAGCCCATTCTTAAATGAGTTGAAACATGAATACGAAAAGAAATATGAATCTACAACTTACAAGCTAGATACAGTCATAGGCTGAACTACGAACAGACAATGAACCCAAAGACTGGGAAAAGACTTACAGAATATAGATATTCAACAGCTCTTTCAGGGTTGTTAAAAGCAGCACGTAAAGCACGGACAACGGTGTCCCGATCCCAACTTCCTCCACCCATATCCAGAATCTGCTGAACAGTAGCCTCTAAATTATTTCCAGCAACAAGATTTGATGCTGCTTGTCCATAGACATCTGATTCGGAACTGCATGACCCAAAatgagaataataaataaaacaatagagTCAAAGAAATATCGTAGTATTCAGCATTGCTTGAAGTCCCCAACATTATACAATTCTAGAGAAAACCGAAGGTCAAAATGCAAGGTcttaaatatcaatatcacATGAGACTTGTATCCAAAAGAATGACTATCAATACTTACGAAGCAGGAGCGACAACAAGAGGAGTGTTTTCAGGGGCAGTCTGCATTCTGCACGATTCAAAAAAGAGAAGCAGAAAAGTCAGTCAATTAAGAAGCAAACTTAAGGTTTACTATATAGTGCTCCAAACTCATACTAAGCATTCGAGAGGAGGTTTAACTCACGGTGCTGGAGTTGAGGGAGGAGGTTGAGATGGTGGTGCTGGTTGTATCGAGGTAGGAGGCAAACTAACAGGTTGCGCCTACACAGGTAAGTGGCTCTATTGGGGCAACTTCAAATGGCAATAATGACTACAATGAAGAGTTAACAATAAAAGAACTCAGTAGAATAGATTGAAACAGCCTCATCTGTACTTACTTGGCTCGTGGGCACACTTGTTGTACTTGAGGCTCCACTTGACGAGACCTTACTCTGCAATTGTTCCAACACACATGCATTGGTACAAACATTAAAGCAACTAGCTTAAGGACACGAGAAGGAACTAAATTCTAAGAGCCAGTACGACACCAGAACAGCTATACTTAAAATTACATCAGTGATAAACATATTCACCTTGGTTAACATGATGACAACAAAACTATTCTCCGCAACTTTATTTTCCTCAAGTGTTGTGGCGTCCTTGAGAACTTTCCCCTGATGAATAAGCATCTGTTGTGACGCCGGGTAAACCACAGAGCCCTGTAGAGCCTCTATATTTTGCTTGACATCAGCAATCtgaagattttgaaaaagaattggaAGAATGGGCTTAAACTCATGACATTAAACTAAAAGAAAGTAGCAGATGAAACATAGGATAGAATTGCACAAGAAGAAACTCACAGCCGGTCCCTTTGTAAAAGTCGGAgagctaattattattattatttgtttacaCGTCAAGTTAGTGAGactttaacaaattaaaatgtgtAATACAAAGGGCACAGGAGGAAAGTAATACAAAGGGCACAGGAGGAAAGTAATACTTAATAACTTTACAATGTGTTCGATGATGATTTAAAGGCACAGAACGAAAGTACCATTGATATCTTTTTCAGGTACAGAGAAGCTTAGCACTTGGACATGTCATACTGTTaagaacactttttttttttttttttgcaagtaagATATGTTCATTAATAACCAGGAAAACCCAAGCACACAAGTATACTACAGCCACTCAAAATTGGTGAAGTTGAAGTTTTCCCTTCAGAACTAAATGCAAATTACGGAGACTTAAAAGTGCACTAAAAAGTCGCCCAATCATTATAATACAATAATCTCACTAATTGCGTACAAAATATCCGAAATTGAACTAGGTTAAACTAAACCAATTATCTGCAATTCACGCAAGGTTTTTGGTGTTGAAAAATTCAGGCATTATTCGCCAAAAACGCTAACCAGATTATACgatcataaaaaaatcaaccgctaaaaaaataaaaaaccctaaCCTTCGtctgccaaaaataaaaaataaaagaggaaagaaaacataattcacaaaaaatccCAAGAGCAATGCAAATAaaacaccaataaaaaataatcaaacgaCCGTCAGGGAAAGAAACTTGAAAAATTAAGAGATCAAGAAAAGCGCCGGTACCGTGTCATCGGGTTTCACTTCGACCTCGAAGTGAGTACCCTTGAGAGTCTTCACAAAGATCTTCATCTTCCTCGAGGAAGCCCACCTGTACAGTATCCAATTCTCCGGAGAGTCTCCGACGTCGCCGGTGGCTATGTGACGGTTGAAGAGAAagtgaaaaaagagagaaccaAAGAAGAAAGTCACTATAACCAAAAAAAACTGGACCCTCGGCTTTGCTTATATACGTAAACGATGGGAAATAATCGAATACGGCCAACGACTATGGTAATTCGTCTTTCATCGAATAGAATATCGAAAGGTGGGGAAAGAGGGTCTTTCTGACAGGTGTCATGTTGTGACTGAACCGTGAGAGTTAGATGCGTATAGGGCAATTTTAAACGAAGAGGTTAGCTTAGAACAGGAACGAGCTATATCTTCTGTgtccataaaaattaaaattactaacTCCTAAGAATCTTTTTTGGATTACGATCACAAAACTTCTATCTATTATCTTCTTAGAATcataatttgtatttatttacgtgaaattaaataaataaataatatataatatattaaataatagttacaCCCTCCGGGTtttcaaagatatatatatatatatatgtatatatagaaagtttttaatatttatttgaattttaatgcTTAATAGACACGTTAAAGGcatgataaatattaaataaataatgttacatataatcgTAAAGTACGTAAATAAttcgtaatcattttgaaaaaaagttgggtctaatattaaaaaattaatttttttcttatagatctcgcatttacttatttttttaacaaatattatGTAGCGTTTGTACACTTTActactacaaatatcattttttatattaaataataaatactttGAAAACACACGTTATCTTTATATCTCatccattttaaaatttagataaaaataataagatatttcttatgaaaaaaaacaaaaaacaccaCTTTTTCGAAAGCTTTACTTGGTGCAGAGTTTTACGATCTGATGCTTTTTCTCGGctgtttttcaaactttttggTTACTTTGTGCAGAGTTTTACTCTGATGccttactaatatatatttgcagGGATTCTTTACTTCGTTACTCGGTATAAGTTTATGAAAAAGATCGAGTTGCTCCGAGTTACATGCAATTGAGTTatggtatatataattatttttatatattttttaatactttattgatgtgaataattaaaataattattttatattaaaaaaaagacgCAACtcatcacattaataaaatacataaaaaaataaaaatgattgcatataaaatttttattttcatgaatcaTGATATAACATGGGCCATCACACATTACAATGCTTGCatttaacactttttttttttaaccataatcatgttaggaaTGATGTTCTGGTATGTGATGATTTGTATTAGAACTGTTAGTTATTTATTAGTTACAAATTAGCTAGAGGTGGTTAGTTTGTTAACATCAAGTGTCGTATATAAATATTTCACAAGTTATATACATTGCAGTAACAtcctttattctctctctctattcagttctcttttattttatcccAATTCATTTTTTTGACAATTTGTACAAGTTTCGAGTCgtgtatattttcttttgtaaaaaattaaactaagcATAATCAtcttacatttattttataggGACTATTTCTTTACAAAGAGACAATACAGGTAtgctaaaattaataataatttatttatttattatttgatatgcATAGTATAGAACACGGAaagtgatatatataatataattttgtaaaatatattatttttataaaattattgttataaaatatatggtgaaaaaaattacccaaaaattttaacttttggaATTGAGCACAGCCCCTAACCATAAAAGCTAAAAGCACaagatttttttcctatattaGTAATGGTACGGAAGTTAACAAATGACAGTTGCCTTGAAATGAAAACACTGGACAGTTTATACATTCGAATGGTTTCAAAGCCCAAGCAATCAGGTGAGCTTGAGATAATCTCAATCTAACTGAGCTTGggcccaaaataaaatattcaacatataaaaaaagtcttttctttttttttttaaatggtttttaaacttttttgtataaattattacGAGTTTTTTtcgttaaaaattgaattatttattatattttatataaaaatttaaaaaattataataatgagataaaataaaataatttttgtatctaaacaagaccttatatatgaaatgatttttctggaggaagtatatatattttgcaattccAAATGaccacttatttttcaataaaaagttgtaataattatgtatatatgctaaatataaaataagttttgtgtACGAAAAAACTCTGAAAAAATAATGCTTTGGAGTGATTGGAAGGTAATCAAACTTTCAAAcctattaattattttagaccgtacattatattttttaatactataagatgcatattaaataataaatgacactaaaaatatagattatgATTCATGTACGGCCAAAACTATATATCTTGGCTTTTTTCCCCggttaaataatttattgtaaaaCAATCTTAGTTTGCTATCTTTCACAAAGCTTTGTGGCACCTTGCCCATCTATATTACAAGAATAATGATAACattattatcttattactattcatttactatctaatttgtatttaattttttattttacttaatgattaagaaattgagtattagtaaagttatatatttttttaattttttcttagtaattaaggatgttaaaaaaatatttaaaagaaaatgataaaaaaaaaaaaaaaacttgaaatgtaCATAGATAGTAGATGGGTAGAGTAACCTTATCACTACCCATATTACGATCGGTTCGAATATGTCCTTGATTTGTTATtcaaggatgttaaaaaaatatttaaaagaaaatgataaaaa
Coding sequences:
- the LOC121252126 gene encoding IST1 homolog, whose translation is MGRKLDALLGRNSKTSKFKTLAKLTISRITILKNQHQVRCSHAHSDVIELLKLGHQERALLRVEHVIKEQNMLDVFAMIANYCDVLIESVELLKKNSGCHDELKEGISSLIFAAARCGEFPELQKLRQILTSTFGKDFADRAVESRNNCDVNPKMIQKLSVRQQSLETRLKVLKEIASEIGFTLHLEEHAPLVVEDDSQKQRQLETHKSANLDGPHLRSPGEERMENEFPESMTARKKYRDVAAAAQEAFESAAYAAAAARAAVALSRSESQDNDPDDHSGLLIDKES
- the LOC121252249 gene encoding ubiquitin receptor RAD23c-like, whose amino-acid sequence is MKIFVKTLKGTHFEVEVKPDDTIADVKQNIEALQGSVVYPASQQMLIHQGKVLKDATTLEENKVAENSFVVIMLTKSKVSSSGASSTTSVPTSQAQPVSLPPTSIQPAPPSQPPPSTPAPMQTAPENTPLVVAPASSESDVYGQAASNLVAGNNLEATVQQILDMGGGSWDRDTVVRALRAAFNNPERAVEYLYSGIPEQADVPAVAQVPSSGQAVNTPAQAPQPAAPTSGPNANPLDLFPQGLPTMGTNAGAGTLDFLRNSQQFQALRLMVQANPQILQPMLQELGKQNPQLMRLIQEHQADFLRLINEPVEGEGNLLAQGASAMPQAVTVTPEERQAIERLEAMGFDRALVLEVFFACNKNEELAANYLLDHMHEFED